From the genome of Hymenobacter gelipurpurascens:
TGCTAGGCCATGCGCAGAACGCCACCAGCACTGATATCTACGCCAAGGATAAGGCCAAGCGGGTAGCCGGGCCGTTGCTGCAGGCCTGGGAGCAGATCCTGGGGCCGCACTACGATGCGGATCCGGCCGGGTGGGTGCACGCGGAAGATGGCGGGCCTATCCGGGCTAAGCAGTATGTGAAACGCAAAAAGACTACCTGACCAGTTGCCATGGCGTATTTATTTTCAGCACACCAGACCATATCCTATTGCTGATGCTTACCCTAGGCGAATTCAAGTATAAGCCGGGCAACTTAGTAGCCCTTGAATCCGGCTGGCCTATCCTTACTGTGGTGTGGCGCGCCAAGTTTTTGGGGCTGGATAAGCGCACCTACAACGTGTACCAGGTCAACAACGAGTACTGGGATGTGTACTTTGAAGATGAACTGTACTCGGCACTACGGGCCCGGTAACTAATTCGGATGGGCCTCCAGCCACCAACCAGCCAGCCAGTTTGCAACCGGGTACACAATGGCAGCCAGGACCAGAAAGATCATAATGATCTTAATGCCTTGCCACATACCATCTTCTTCCTCTTCTTCGGGGCTATGATAGTCTTGTCTCATAGTAGTGGTGGCAATTTTACATACTCGGTATAGTGCTCCAGCGGGCCACTGCTCACGAAGCTGCGACAGTGGTGCAGGTAGTTGACCTCGGGGTCATAGTACACCTCGGCAAAGAAACTGCCCATATGGTACAGATTGATGGTGTCGCCTTCCTCTCCAAACCGCGTGGCCAGAAAGGTGCCTTCCATCAGCGTGATAGCTAATTGATCGGTGAGGTCTAGCTGGCGGAAGGTGTAGAAAGAAGGAATAGCCATAACCCGAATATAAAAGAAGCCCTGGCCATTTGTGGTAGTCAGGGCTTTGGGGGGCATTAAAAACTTAAGATGCTGTAACTAAAAGTAGGAGATTGATATATTATTCGTATTATCCTAATCAATCTCTGAATGCTCAAAAGTTTACAGCGTTTCTGGAATATCCTAACGGACGTTTTCCACTCAGATCCCACCCCTCCTTTCCCACTCTGCTCTTGGAGCGAAATGCCAGAACAGGACTGGCCTAAAGGGTACGACCCTATCACCGATAGCTTTCCAGATGGCTATCACCGCTCAAAATAGTTAAGCCCTGACTACTGCAAATAGTCAGGGCTTCTTTGTTGCAGTAGATGTCGTATTCACACCTTTTGCGCGGTTGTGAATACGCAAATCTACTATTTCCGAAATCGATACCAACCCAGTCAGGCGCGGCGCTTAGCCTTTTGTATACAACAGGCCTAGGCCAATAAGGCAGAGCGAATATGTGAGGCAGCCACCTATCCACACCTTACCGAGTAGCGTTTTCAGCATCGGGCCGGCCACGGCCACCACACGCAGATCTTCCTGAGCAGGAGGCACTGTTTCGCCCGGGGCCCGCACCTGTAGCCAGGCCCGACGCCACACGTAGCGGTCGGGAAAGTACGCCGCCAACGGATTCCAACTGACGTGGTACTTACCCACGTAGGGCAGCTTGCGGGCTTCGTTCAGGGCCGGGTTGAAGTAGTACACCCAGTAGGCGGTGCCGAGCAGCAGCAATCCTAGGAAGCTGATACCAAAAGCCAGCCAGTTGCCCCAGACCGGTAGCGAAGCTGTGAAGGCAATGGCCAGCGTAATCAGGCAGCGCCACATCCAGCGCTGCCGGTGAAACGTGCGCAGCAGCGAGTCCTTGCTGCCATTCTCGGTGAAGCGCTTCACATCCGCCTGCAACCAGATGCGCGGGTGCAGGCGGAAAAGTTGAAACGCCACCACATGGGTAAGCAATAGCCAGAGCATCTACTGACGGGCTACTTCGCGTAGCGACTTTTTATCTACTACTTCCCAGCCGTCTGGGTCAGTTTTAAATTCCGGGGTGGGAAGCACTGCTTCCTCTGACGTATCAGGCTGCAGGGCCCGGCAGGAAAACGCGAGTAGCCCAGCTGCTACCAACACCAGGATCATCAGCAGGCCTGGGCCTACCTGATCATCTGGGCTCTTGGGCCGGCAGGTCAGGTAGACGAGGTAGCTGAAGATGATAAAGCCGACTGCACCCCACAGCCCGGTCGTGTAGTCACCGGCATCGGTGCCGAGCAACAGGGCAACAAAGAAGCCGATAAAGCCGCCCACGATAGCCTGATAGATCAGGGCGAAGGGGTAGGAGAAAACCAGAAAGCAAATAGTAAGCAGGAGCTTTTTCATATGGATAAAGGATGAAGTGAATTGGTGGATTAAGCAGCGAGTGAGACGCGGGAGAACCAGGAATTGATAAACTCTTCCTGATCATGTCGTCCCTCTGCGATATCGATGTACTTGCCCCCCTGCATCGTATTGAGGATTTTCAATATCAGTTTAGGCCGGCGGTGATTATTCATTCGAGCAATCGTAATGGGGCCGATTTTGCCATCTACCACCAAGTCTGGATAATCGACTCCGTTGCGATTTGTCAGATTCAGGGCTCGCTGCAGAAAGCGTGAGGCCACCCCAACGCCACAGTTCACCGCTGTATCGTATAGCTCGTTAGCTATATCTTGATCATTGAGCTCACCTAGTCGGTTAGCATCCCAATACCCCAGTTTATAAAAGCGCAACACGTGCTCCTGTAGCTTTGCATCTGTGGCCAAAGTGCCTGGGAAGCCTGGCGCTTTTCTATGGTAATCCACCAGAGCCCACCCCAGCCACTGTGGATTGAAGTTGCGAGCAACGCCTTTCCAGGTTTCACCACCCCGGTCTTTGGGGTTGTCGGCGTAGCCACCTTCTACAGCAGCCGTTTTGTGATAAGCGGTTTCAAAATTGGCCATCTTAGTAAGCTTTGGGTGCTGGTGGAACATTGGCTTCATCGGCTGAAGCCGAGCCATTCATTGTCATGTTTTCTGTATCGATTTTGGCATCGATCTTCCGCGCATTTACTGTGGTGGAAGGCTTCACCACGGCGGCCGCCTTCACGAAGCCGCCAATCCCGAACAGGATGAAGGAGGCTTGCAGGCATACATCCAATCCGTCATTGTCGAGCCGGCCTGCGGCGCGCATCGCCATGCCATAAATGGCCAGCACCCAAGCCAGAATCTGTCGGGCGCTGAGCACGCCATCGGTTTCGAAAATGGAGAGGAACACCCGTGGCGTGAGCTCCTTGCGGAGCCAGAACCACAACAGCAGAATACCCAGGGCCCAAAGGCCTGTATGCAGCAGGGGCTCAGAAACAGGGGGTAGGTTGACCGTCATTTCTTCTCGACTGCTACCGCCTCCAGGTTCTCTGTCCGCGTGTTGGGATTCTGGTTTTTCAAGTCCACATACACCTTGCGGCCTTTCCAGAACTGCCACCAATGCTTCGCATCGCGCTTGCTGTAGGCCCGTACATCAAACTCGTTGCGAATCGTGTATTTGACTGCTAGGCTGTCATCAGTCACCACACCCGTAAGTGTGAGCCAAGGATCCTTGTAAGTGCCAGCCTTGGCAACTTTCGTCTGAATGCCTGCAGGTGTCACCTCCCGTATTGTGGTATCCTTCAGTGCCACAGTAGGCACGCGCTGAGCAGTGCTGGTTTGCACGCGCTGGGCCGAAATGAGCTGCACGCCTAGACCTTTGAATTCCTTCTGCAGCTGGTCCCGTATTTCCGCTGCCAATCCCGACTTAACCTGCTTAAGCACAGCGGCTGAAATGATGGGCGTCACTACGCGCACCGTTTCGCGGCCCTGGGTATCGACGGCACGAGTCTCTGGCTGCTGGGAGTAGAGGTTGATGATGCTCTGCTTTTCCTCCTCTTTCTGGACATTTTCGCCATAGAGGTAGTAGATCAGGCCCGCCGCAATGGCCAGCAACAGCAGGAGCACGATAGAGCGATAGGCGTACAGGCGAGCGAGAACAGAAAGAACGGGCATGGCACTAATCAGAAAGGGTAAAGGCTAAATCACGTCGGTCGCTTTCCAGCGAGAGCAGGTCTACATCGGCTTCCGTGACATGGTCACGGCACCAGGAGAGGATCAGGATGGCCAGCGGCCGGTTCTTCTTGCCGCATATCAGCAGCGCCACACACGAATCATAGGCCCGGTCATTCATCAGCCGGCCCATTTCAAAGTCCTGCACATTATCTGGGTGCATCCAGTAGTAGGCCGCCTGCTTAAGCCCCAGCACGAGGTGCGGGTAATTGCTCATCAGCATGCTCTGACTCGCCAGCTTCCAGCGGGAAATATCCCGTCCCCCTACCGCTTCGCTTACCTGGCTCATCTTCTTGATGGAGTCATCTCCTTCGAAGTACTCGCCGTTGTGGAGTCGGTACAGGCCGACGTGGTCCGCTTTCGTCGTCAGACAGATCCGCTCTGTTGCTTGGTCTAACAGCACCTGCTTTTCCGCCAGGTAGAAGAAGTTGCTTTGCTTCTTTTTCCGGCGAGCCTCGCGCCATTCATTTAAGGTGGTGCGCAGCATATCTAGTAGCAGCAATGCTACTGCCACGGCAACCCCGGCTAGTGCGGTATAGAGTTTATCAGCGGGGGGCAGGGCGGCAAGCAACAAGGGCACAGCTAGATAGGCAAGTAGCTAAAATATTGTAGTGTAAAATACACTACAATATTCCATAACGGCAAATCATTTCGTTATGCTTCCTTTAATCACTGCTGAATAAGCACAAAAAAGCCCCGCCGGATGCGGCGGGGCTAGGGGTTATGGTTTCGCCAGTATTACGCGACAGTCAGCGGTTTTTTTCTTCCTTGCCATGAGCCAATGGTTAATTATAATCTTCTATCTCTCAAGAGATGGATATATAGGTTTAGTGCAATCGATAATCAAAGAATTTATAGTATATCCGCTTGGCTTATTAGCATCAATAACAGTGCGCATAGCACTTATTGATACATGTTTTTT
Proteins encoded in this window:
- a CDS encoding glycoside hydrolase family 108 protein, translated to MANFETAYHKTAAVEGGYADNPKDRGGETWKGVARNFNPQWLGWALVDYHRKAPGFPGTLATDAKLQEHVLRFYKLGYWDANRLGELNDQDIANELYDTAVNCGVGVASRFLQRALNLTNRNGVDYPDLVVDGKIGPITIARMNNHRRPKLILKILNTMQGGKYIDIAEGRHDQEEFINSWFSRVSLAA
- a CDS encoding DUF6549 family protein, which gives rise to MPVLSVLARLYAYRSIVLLLLLAIAAGLIYYLYGENVQKEEEKQSIINLYSQQPETRAVDTQGRETVRVVTPIISAAVLKQVKSGLAAEIRDQLQKEFKGLGVQLISAQRVQTSTAQRVPTVALKDTTIREVTPAGIQTKVAKAGTYKDPWLTLTGVVTDDSLAVKYTIRNEFDVRAYSKRDAKHWWQFWKGRKVYVDLKNQNPNTRTENLEAVAVEKK
- a CDS encoding GAF domain-containing protein, encoding MPLLLAALPPADKLYTALAGVAVAVALLLLDMLRTTLNEWREARRKKKQSNFFYLAEKQVLLDQATERICLTTKADHVGLYRLHNGEYFEGDDSIKKMSQVSEAVGGRDISRWKLASQSMLMSNYPHLVLGLKQAAYYWMHPDNVQDFEMGRLMNDRAYDSCVALLICGKKNRPLAILILSWCRDHVTEADVDLLSLESDRRDLAFTLSD